Part of the Diceros bicornis minor isolate mBicDic1 chromosome 17, mDicBic1.mat.cur, whole genome shotgun sequence genome is shown below.
CTAGACCCCTAGAAGAGAAATGAATCCCAATTCCTATAGTTTTGATATAGGCTTAGAAAGAGGTACTATCATGGTAATGAATGTGTTTAATTGGGGTGTTGCATTGGAATCAAGAAGGTAAAAACTGAAAATTTGCTCTGATTTGATCTGAATTGCCAGTAGGttctattttcccatttttctaccTGTTAAGTCCACAGAATAAGAACTATTTTGGGGTCTCCTACCTTTGGTGTCCCTGTCTTTCACCtccctgcttccccagaagacacAGAGGAATTTTTCCTGATCTAAGTTTAGGTCTAGAGAAATCCTTAGGGTGACAGGGTTATGGGACAGGAAAAGCCGTAGCCTCAAAGGGAGAGGACCTGTTTGTCAGCATGAGGCAAAGGTGAGGAGGACAAAGCCTGAGCCAGGAACAGGtggataaatatttgtgaatgttATGTCCTTCACTGTTTTCAGAGGGGTCAACTTTTTTGGCTGGGGTAAAGAGAAGGTGAAATCTAGAAAGCCGTCATTCAGATGAGGGAAGCACCGAGGCAAAGGACGTGTTTGGACCATCTCGTTCCTCTGGCTTGTTTCTTTCTGGAGCAGGTGAGGCTCGCCCACAGCCTGTACAGGTGGGAGTGAAGTATGCCCAGGGTAACTGAAGTTTCCAAGGGCTGCGACACTTCCTAGGTCTGACCAGTCTTGGTGTGTCTTCATCCCAAGCCTTTCCCCATTTCCAAGCTGAGCACTGCTTCTTTCCAGCAGGGCTGTTCCTGCTGACCCACCATGAGCCAGCCTGTGCTGCTCCTTTGCTGTGTCTTCTTGTCCCCGGTGGCTGCCTGTCCAAGTAATGCCCAGAAAGGGGGTCTGACCTTCCAGCCATCTTTCACAGAAACTAGGCATCCTCTGGACATGCTCTCCAATAAGATCCCTCTCCCAGATCCCAAGACCTGCCAGGATCTCTTGCACACAGCCCCCTCTTTAGCCCCTCTGCCTGAGTACCTGTCCAACTTAGCTCTGGAGGTGGCCCTGGAGGAGGCTGGCTGCCCAACTGAGGTCCACATTCTGCAGCTTCAGCTTGTTAGGATGGGAGGAAAGGACACCACTGAAACCCTCACCTGTGAGAGTAAAGAGCACAATGAGGAAGAAGGCATCGGCAATACTAAGGTCATTCTGAGGGATCTGGGAGGACTCGCAGGGAAGCTTGGATAAATCCAACACTCAGCTACTCACCCTGAGGAATGTATTGATGGTGGTAAATACACTACTGGGGTGGCTGGTCTACCAGTTAGCGCAGATGGTGATTGACTTTGCTGAGAAGCCATCTCCCAGGGCGCTGGTGATACAATTCAAAGCTTTTGCTCTCAAGTTAAGAGCTTCTCAGTGTCTATGGATGATGACAATATAATTTATCAAACGTcccacagttattttaaagtgcTTTATGAAAAACTGATTCAGGAATTTGTCCAGGTTTACTTCAGATATCAATGCCACCTAGGCAACAAGTCTCCTTTCCCAGGACTGTGTTCAAGGATGGGACACAATAAGTAGTTAGAAATATTGGAGACCACTTAGGACAGATGTATGCTCCTTATTTCATCCTAGTGCTAAAACCCACATGTGACTGGTGTTAGCCTTGCCCTTCTCATTTAGTAGCTCTCAGTCCCTATTcattcttctattttctcttttttctattttttttcagttatcaTATACTGTGCATATAATATGTACTAAGCATTTAACCTTTTTCTCATTCATCTACCCGTACTAAACCACCAACTAGATGCTGTAgcttgttaatatttttaaactgaaaagagaaataaaataagagagaatCATAGACATCTAATCTCTACTGATTCTGGTTCTCCTGGCTCCTATCATGAGCTAGAGTGGGAATGTGGCAGGGACCTGTAAGAAATGCCAGAGAACAGGGACTTAGGTATTGAGGTCGAATGTGTGACAAGGGGACAAGGTTTGAGCAGCCAGTACAAATGGACAAATATTTGCAGAgattatttgcagatgaaataAATGCACAGATCATTTCATCCATGATCTCTTACTGATCATAGATGAAAGCAAATAACTCTTTTCTTCATGGGACAGAGAAGTAGGCAGAACAGGATCGAGGAGCTACGAAATCTATCAAGGCAGTCTCATTTCTCAATGACTGGACTGTGCGGGAATTTGGGGCCCCCTATGAATGAGTggaaataaagcagaggaagTCTCTGATGACCTGAAGATGGAGGAGGACAAGTGGGAACAATTGGGTTGCATTTCCTGTTTCTTAGGTCTTTATCTAAAAATAAGAGAAGCTTGGAGGTGATGGATGGGGTGTGCCCTGGGTCCTGGGCTCCTTTCAGACCACAGCCCTTAGGGAAACGGATTGTATGTTTCTGGTTTCTCCCCTCTCCAGGGCGCTTTGTTCCAGACATGCGTGGCCTCAGACTCATCATGATACCAGCTGAACTGCTGCTCCTTTGCTACCTCCTGCTACGCCCTGCCGATGCCGCTTCATATGGAAACCAAACAAATGTCCTGATGCACCTTCCATCGTCCTCGGAATCCTGGCTACCTTCCTCAGACCCCTTGTCCTGCCAGACCCTGCTCCCAAAGTCCCTGCCTGGCTTCACCCACATGGCCCCTGTACTCAAGTTCCTGGTAGGCCTGTCACTGATGATCGCCTTGGAGGAAGCTGGCTGCCATGCTGATGTACGGACCCTGCAGCGTCAGCTGTACCGCCAGGGCAGTGTCAACACTACACAGATCCTCATCCGACATCTTCAAGGGCTTGAGAAAGGCAGAAGCACAGGGAGGGCAGTGTCAGTGGATGCCCTGGCCTCTGCTCTGCAGCTGTTGGCCAGGGAGCAGCCAGGCCAAGAGAGGGCCCGACGCTCCCTCCCCATCAAGCACTGTGAGCATGAGAAGGAGCAAGTTGTGCATAATATAGTCAGGCTGTTGCCCGGAGTGGGAACCTTCTACAACCTGGCCACAGCTTTGTATTATGCTGCTCAGAACTGCTCCGACAAGGCCAAGGAACGAGGCCAAGATGGGGTCATAGATCTGGGTTATGATCTTCTCATGACCATGGCTGGACTGTCAGGAGGGCCCACGGGACTGGCGATCAGTGCTGCCCTTAAACCTGCAGTGAAGGCCGGAGTTCAAAAGTTGATCCAGTATTACAATGAGAAAGAGGCAAACACCCCTCTGCCAGAGACCAGCACGGAGGGCCTGGGGGTCACCTCAGGCGTGAGTGACCTGGAAGAAACAACTACCATGACCCCTTTGGTGTCAGAAGTATATCCAACTCCTTACTGGGTATGGGCCGTATACAACAGCTATGACTAAGATTCAGGGAAGGGAGTCCTGGGATATAAAAGAAGGTGGTAAACACAGAATGAATAAATCTAATGTTCTGACAAGCTATATGTGTGTGTTCAAAATCCAGATCTCTGATTTGTTATCAAGGAGGAAGGCAGTGCTGGAACATGTAGGAATTTTAAAGTTTGGGGTTTGGAGTCAGAGGATTTGGTTTTGAATCCAGGCTCCACTTGTTAGAAACTCAGTGATCACTGACTAGTAACTTCTTTCTCCAAggctcaatttttaaatttttttttgtgtgtgaggaagatcagccctgcactaacatctgccaatcctcctctttttgctgaagaagattggccctaggctaacatccatgcccatctttctctactttatatgggacaccgccacagcatggcttaacaagcggtgcgtaggtccgtccccgggatccgggcctgtgaaccccggggccaccgaagtggagcgcgggaacttaaccactaagccaccgggccagccccttaatttCTAAAGTGAGAATAATGATTTTCACCTCAGTGGgttttgtggaaattaaaaacgATACAATGAACCTCAAGTGCTTAGCACGGTACCATcagtaaataattattatttttttgttacttcagCGCTCCCCTTCCTATCCCAAAGTCTCGAAATTCCGGTCCCACCTCTTCTTTCCTTAGCGCCTCCATGGTCCGGAGCCAATCTCGATTCTGCGGCTGAGGCGCAACTTCTCGGAAATCAGCTGTTTCAGCCCTGGGCTATTCCGTTAATTGGACTCCTCCCTCCGCAGCCATGGGGCGGGGTTTACTTGAGCCTTCCAACCAATCGCTGGAGCTGGAGGTGTGGCTTCCGCGCCGCTTGTCCCGCCCTGTGGAGGGGGTTGGGCTGTGGTGCCGCCAATGAGCTCACTGCTTGGGGAGGGTCAGCCGCGCGCTCCGGCCTGCTCCAAGGGGGCGGGTCCGAGGGGCGGGCCGAAGCCGGGGGCTGAGCAGGAGGCCCTGGCGCCGGAGCTCTTGCTGGGGACCGGAAGCCGGGACCAGAGCCTGTGGAGGCAGCGGGGTCTGAGACCCTAACCAGGTACGGCCCTGTGAGGGCACGCGGGGTTGCGGGTGGAGGCGCGAGTTCCTCCCTGGGAAGGGCAGCAAGCCCCGGAGGGTACGCCTCGGAGGGGTCAGCCTCTGTCGCCTGCTGCATCCTGGATCTCCCCCTCCTGTCCAGCCTAGCTCCCCAACCCTAACACCCCCCTCCCTAAACTCCCCTGCAGCCTCCGAGACCTGGAACCTGGCATTGTTACATAGGTTCAGTGTCTTGCATAGGTTCAGTGTCTTAGCCAACGGTTTTACCTTCTGGGCTGTGTTAATTTtgatcctcaccaaaaaaacagtgTCTGAAGGTAGATACGATTTATCATCCTTATTTGTTATGTTAAAAAGTATAAGGTACAGAATGGTGAAacgatttgcctaaggtcacatacaAAATGCAGTTCATTTTAGAAAGGCTTATTGAGCACAAAATATGTGCCTAAGAGAGTGGGGGATAACTGGTCAAAACCTTAAGTGTTACAGCCCTTAACCTCAGTGTTTGCAATCCATTTGGAAGACCAGGGTTTGTTTCATATTTAAACCTCAGGATTTACTTGCTGccttgctctttcttttttttaatttttatttctttctttctttttccccaaagccccagtagctagttgtacgtcgtagttgcacatccttctagttgctgtatgtgggacgcggcctcagcatggccggagaagcagtgcgtcggtgcgtcggtgcacgtccgggatccgaaccccgggccgccagtagtggagcgcatgcacttaaccgctaagccactgggccggctcccactgccttgctcttttttttttttttttaaggatttatttatttatttatttttcccccaaagccccagtagatagttgtctgtcatagctgcacatccttctagttgctgtatgtgggacacggcctcagcatggccagaggagccgtgcgtcggtgcgcaccggggatcccaaccccgggccgccggcagcagagcgcgcgcacttaaccgctaagccacggggccggccctgcgttGCTCTTTTAATACCAGTCCATTAGTTCCTTGAGAACTGGGGCcttgtcatttgttttttaaaagcaataCAGGTACATAGTTGGAAAAGTCGAGTACTACTAAAaggattaaaatgaaaaacaggggccggcccgctggcgcaagcagttaagtgcgcgcgctccactgcagcggcccggggttggccagttcggatccccggcgcgcaccaacgcactgcttggcaggtcaCGCTGTGGCaccatcccatataaagtcgaggaagatgggcacagatgttaacccagggccagtcttcctcagcaaaaaaaaaaaataggaggattggcagatgttagcacagggatgatctcctcacacacacaaaaaaaagaaaaataggtgcCCGTGCCcaatcctttccttcctctcttcctaccTCCCAGAGGCAGAAAGGCAACTCCTGATTATTCATACTGGTGAAAATAATCTCTTCCACCCCAAGCGTTTTTCTTTGATTTGTAATAAAATCATGTGACCTCTTTTAGACCACAGATATGCatgtttattcttttctgttAGGCTCAGGCGGCAGCAAGAATAAGTTTTAATTTCCTCTACTGACAGATGGCTGTGGGCAGGGAAAGGTAGCGAGAGAGAGTCTCCACCCAGCCTGCTTGGTGACAAGCAAAAACCAGCTTTAGTGAAATTTTTGAGTCTCTCACGAAGTTGATAATCCACCTGAAGAATCAGAGACTGATAGAGATCATATAAAAGTGTCATAGTCTTAGGGATTGAGTGTCTCCTTGCACAGTATATAAACATCTTCTAGACTGGAGCTCCTCCTTCCTACATGGAGAGCAGTTTATAGGGTGTACCTTATCTTCAAGGAGGTTTCAGCCCCTGATAAAGCTTTGGGGCCAGCAGGGATCATACTGAAATAAATACTTATAACTCACACTGATCTTTAAATGTTCCAGCAAAAATGAATTacaaatacaaacaaataaatttaaaataaattcattctgGGAGATAGATGAAATAAAGATGGTGGAAGTATCATTAACTTTTGTTTAAGCCAGATGATGGGTACATGGATGATCTTTGTACTACTATTCATTCTATTTTGGTATGTGTTTGAAAATTACCATTTAATCAAAAAGGCTCGCATAT
Proteins encoded:
- the APOF gene encoding apolipoprotein F; its protein translation is MDGVCPGSWAPFRPQPLGKRIVCFWFLPSPGRFVPDMRGLRLIMIPAELLLLCYLLLRPADAASYGNQTNVLMHLPSSSESWLPSSDPLSCQTLLPKSLPGFTHMAPVLKFLVGLSLMIALEEAGCHADVRTLQRQLYRQGSVNTTQILIRHLQGLEKGRSTGRAVSVDALASALQLLAREQPGQERARRSLPIKHCEHEKEQVVHNIVRLLPGVGTFYNLATALYYAAQNCSDKAKERGQDGVIDLGYDLLMTMAGLSGGPTGLAISAALKPAVKAGVQKLIQYYNEKEANTPLPETSTEGLGVTSGVSDLEETTTMTPLVSEVYPTPYWVWAVYNSYD